A window of Sedimentibacter sp. MB31-C6 genomic DNA:
AAAATTTTAATAGGAAACAATAATCAAATTATGAAAAATTATATTATTAAAGTTTTACAAACAAATAATAAAATCATTCGTAATCTTGAATTGACAAATAATTCTTCATATAAAGAAAAAATTAATATATTAAAAAATAAGAATAATAAAATAATGGAGTTGATAAACAATGAAACTAAATTTAATAGTTGAATTATTAGAATCTAAATTAAAAATAAAAACACAAGAAACTTGGGATAACAGTGGTCTACAAATAGGCAATTTAAATAGTGACATAAAAAATATTATGTTAATACTAGATCTAGATTTAGATTCAGTTAAATATGCGATAAAAAGTGGAATAAACTTAATAATAACTCATCATCCATTTATATTTGGGTCATTAAAATCAATAGACTTCAATACTTATGATGGTTTAATCATCAAAAATTTAATTTTAAACAACATTAATTTATATAGTATGCATACAAACTTAGATATGGCAGAATATGGAGTGAATTATAAATTAGCTCAAAAGCTTAGTATTAGAAATTATGCTATTCTACATGAAGTAAATGAAAGTGATAATGGATATGGTGGTATTGGAAATATTGAAGAGCAAAACATCATAAAATATGCTGAATCAGTTAAAGATTCATTGAATTGTAGTAATATTAAACTATATTGTAATGATTTAAATAAAAAAATAAGAAAAATTGCCTTTTGTGGGGGAAGTGGAAGTGATTTTATAGATGACGCAATAAATAAAGGCGCAGATGTTTATATAACTGGAGATATAAAATATCATCAAGCTCAAAATGCTTTAAAAAATAATTTAAGTATAATTGATGCTGGTCACTACAATACAGAATATCACACTTTAGAAACCATAAAAAATATTCTAGAAAATACTAAAGACTTTAAAATAACTATTTTAGAGAAAAACACTGTAAATGAAATAATAATTTAATATAAAAAACACTTGAAATTTTCAAGTGTTTTATTTTCTTTTAAGGAGTAAATACATAAGCCGAGTTCTGTATTAAACAGTCATCTATCTACGCTTACTGTTACCAGTAAGCTCTAGCAACCTACCATTTGGACTGTGACGAGCAGCCACTCCAAAGTCCTATCTTGGTCTTGCTCCAGGTGGGGTTTACATAGCCAATTAGTCGCCTAATTGCTGGTGAGCTCTTACCTCACCTTTCCATCCTTACCACAAAAGTGGCGGTTTCTTTCTGTTGCACTTTCCTTAAGGTCGCCCTCACTGGGTGTTATCCAGCACCTTGCTCTACGGAGCTCGGACTTTCCTCATGCCAAGCATGCGACTGTACAATTTACTCTACACTATATTACATTAAATATAGGTTTAAGTCAACTTATAATATTTTCCTTTACAACCATTCAATTCAATTTACGAATATTATTTGTGAAGAATAGGGGATAGTCTTTTATAAATCAATAATGTGATCGCTGAAACTATAATACCTTTTAATATGTTGAATGGTACTACTGCATATAGTATAAAAGTTTTTAGGTCAATTATATAAGGATTTAAAGCATTTCCCATATCTATAAATGACTGTATTGGCGCACCAAAAACTTTTGCATAAGCTGGCAATAATACCGAATAGTTTAATAATGCTCCCACAATTGCAAGAGAAATAGTACCTACTACCATTCCTATAATTGCTGTTTTCATTGTTTTATGGTGTCTGTAAATATAACCAGCAGGTATTACAAAAGAACAACCTATTAGAAAGTTTGCTAATTCTCCAATTCCTCCTGTAATTGTTCCATTTAACACAAAATTCAATAGTATTTTAACAAATTCAATTGCTATAGCAGCAAAAGGTCCTAAAGCAAATGCTCCGATTAAAACAGGAATTTCACTAAGGTCTAATTTGTAAAAGCTTGGAGCAAACCATAAAGGCATTTCAACTAGCATTAAAACTCCTGCTATTGCTGATAATACTCCAATTTTAGTCAATGTTTTTACACTTTTTTTTTGATTGATTGAAATTTCATTTTTCATATTTTCCTCCTTGTGCTTTGCACTATTAAAGATTTAGAGGCTTCAAATAAATATATTATAAAATAAAAAAGCCTCTGAAATCTTCAGAGGCATAACTTCGATAGAAATTGCTTATATTAGTAATCTCTTCTACCATCCAGACTATACTGTCGGTATTGGAATTCCACCAATTCAACCTTTCGGCTCGCGGACTATAACCGCCGGTAGGGAATTTCACCCTGCCCTGAAGATATTTCACGTCTATATTATAACATGGTATTTTATTTTGTAAAGTAATTTCTAAAAAAAAATTTTTTTTCTTAAAAATAATCCTGTTAATATACATATAATTGATATTAATATTGATAGGAAATTTACAGTTTTAAATTTTATTTCTATTAAAATACCTAAAATACCTATTAATATTAATCCCACCCAAATAAATTTATTAAGTTCCATATTTACCTCCTATACATATTTTTTATTGTAACAAATTTTATGAAAACTTCCAACATTTTTGATTGTAAAGAATTAATTCTTTGTTTCAAATATATGTTTTTATATATATAAAATCTTATCATATTTTTATATATTTTTAATATTATAAAATATAAGCGTGATTCACTCATAGACAAAGGGGATAAATTTATGAAAAATATTATAAAACTATTAAATAGCAACATAAACAAAATACTAAGTAATCACTCTAGATTTTTTGAGTATGATGCAATTGAAATTAGACTAAGAACAAACAGCCCAGTTTTTGTCAAAAGTATAAAAGGGGATTATTTTTTAGGACTAAACGATATATCAAGAAGGTACAATGATAATTACTATAAAATAAAGAAAAAAGATATTGCGGATACAATAGCAAGTCTAACCTTAAACTCGATTCATGCTTTTGAAAAAGAAATTCAAGGAGGATATATTACTATTGAAGGTGGACATAGAGTTGGACTTAGCGGTGATTGTATTTATGAAGGAGACAAATTTAAGGGATTTAAAAATATAACATCACTAAATATAAGAATAGCAAGGGAATTTGTTGGATGTACTAAAAGTTATTTTAAGTATTTTATAAGTCATAGCAACAAAATATACAACACATTAGTAATAGGCCCTCCGCTGTCAGGAAAAACAACCTTTATTCGTGATATTTCAGCTCATCTAAGTGATGGAGTTAAAACAAAAAATTTTGATGGTTGTGATGTCACTATTATTGACGAGAGGGGAGAAATATCTTCTGTATTTAATGGAGTTCCACAAATGTATGTAGGTAGAAGAACTGATGTTTTAGCTTATTGTATGAAAAAAGAAGGCTTTATAATGAGTATACGTGCACTTTCTCCAAGAGTAATAATATGTGATGAATTAGGATCAAAAGACGATTTTGAAGCAATTCAATATGCTTTAAAGAGTGGGGTAAACATAATTGCAACAGCTCATGGCTACAGTGTAGAAGATATCAAAAAAAATATTTATTTGAAAAATATTATTAATAATTGTTTCTTTGACAGGGTTATAATTTTAAGTGGTAGTAAACCATTAGATATAAAAGAAATTTATGATATTCAAAAGAACAGGGTGATTCTTAATGATAATGATTAAAATATCTTTGTTTCTTCTCACTGTTTTTACAGTTAGATATATTTTTATTTTAATTAATAATATTGGAGACAAAAAAATTATCAAAATGAAAGAATTAATAGAATTTACAGAATATTTGAGAATTTATTCTTGTGATTTAAAAATGTCATTTGAAGAAATCTTAGACAAGTTTAATTTTAAAAGTAAAGTAGTTAAAATCATTTGTTATAGACTTCTAGAAGAAATGAAGAAACAAGAAAATAAAAGCAAAAAAAACTTTTTAACTTTTGTTGAAAACAGTACTACTACTCCAATGGAATTTAATTATTACTTTGCAGAAATAATAGATTATTATGGCAATACATTTTCAGATATTTTGGACAAGAAGTTAAGCATTGCTTCTCGGGAGATGGAAATTATTATGAAAGAATATGAATCAATACATAAAGAAAAGAAAAACTTATACAATAAAATTTCAATATTAGTAGGTTGTTTGACTGCAATAATTCTAGTTTAGGAGGAATGTATGGATATAGATATAATTTTTAAAGTTGGTGCTATTGGTTTAGTAGTTGCTGTTTTTAATCAAATTTTAACTAGAACAGGAAGGGACGAGCAGGCAATGTTTGTCACACTAGCAGGTGTCGTAGTTGTAATGGCTCTTATTATTGGAATGATAAATGATTTATTTATGGAGGTAAAATCAGTTTTTAACTTATATTGATGAAAGGATTTCTCTATGTTGCTTACAAGAATCATATTTATTGCTGTTATAACAATTATTTTAAGCATCATTATCTCAAAATTTAATACGGAATTCAAAGTATATATTTCAGTAGTGTTTGGTGTACTCGTCATAGTTCTCTTATTTGGAGAGTTAAAAGTATATATTTCTGAATTTATTAATATATTTAACAAATATAATATAAAAATTGACAACTTCAGTATAATCCTAAAGATTATTGGTATAGCTTATCTGTGTGATTTTATATCATTATTATGTAAAGATTTAAATTACGAATCCATCGGCAAAAAAGTTGAAATGGCTGGTAAGATAATTATTTTAATATATTCTATAGATATAATTAAAATATTCCTAGATCAAATTTTGCTTCTAATGAACGGGTGATGAAATGAAAAAAAAGATTATACTTATGATAATAATTGTAATAACACTTAGCACATTCAATGTTTATGGAGTAAATAAAAGTTTAGAAGAAGCGGCTGACAATATCCCTACAAATAATCTTGAGGATTTTTTGAATAGTAACAGTTCTTATTTTGAAGATAATAATATTAACGTTAAAAGCTTAATTGAAAATGCTTTTAAAGGAAAATTAGACATAAGTTTAAAAGATTACTTACAATATCAAATAAAGAATGAACAGGGATTTTTAAAAGATATTTTTAAAACATGTGCAAATGTACTGATTATATGTATGATGTTAACAATAATAAAATATTTTACAGATGAAATTGGAAATCAAAGTGTTTCTGAAATAGTTGTGTTTTTTTCAGTTATAGTAATATTTACAATAATACTTAAGGATGTATTATCGCTTAAAAATATGCTTAATAATGATTTTGCCAGATTTAAAACTATAACAGAGGATATTAATGCTATATTTTTAGCAGCGATGCTTACCTTCGGCAAGTTAAGTATATTGCAATTTTTTCAAACATATTTGAATTATATAATTGGTATAACAACTCAATTTATATATAGCTTTACAGATATTATAACGCTGATTATGATTTCAATTATTTTAATTAATAATTCAAGTAAATTAATTAATGCAAAGTTGCTTTACAAATTTTTAAAAAAGGGAACATTATTAATTTTGTCAGGTTATATTATTATTGTAGTCATAAATTTTTCTGTACAAGGATATATATTATATAAAACAGATAATATTTTTATAAGTTCTATAAAAGCTTTATCTCCTTCATCAATTCCTGTTGTTGGAAACGCAGTTACTAGTTTTTTTGGAGTTTTCCTTAAAAGTTTACTGATGATTAAGGATGTTTTAGGAATAATAGTCATTATATTTATTATTTCTGCTTTCGGAGGATCACTAATTAAAATGATATTAGTTTTAATTATGTATAAATCTACAGCAGTAATTGTTGAACCTTTTAATGATAATATATCCAAGCTCATTTATGAAATGGCTGATATATTTTTCATATATTTAATTTGCTTGATTACACCAATTGTAATAACAACTGTATACTACTCTGTTTTATTAAACTTTATGAATAATATTTTTGGATAGCCTATGAAAAATATAATAGTAAATATATTAATTTTAGTAATGATGTTCAACATAATAATGTTAATATTTCCGGAAGGGAAAACTCAAAAATTTTGTAGATTAATAATAAAAATTTTTATTATAGTTTATATTATCAATAATATATTTTTTAATGGAAGCATTGTTTTTGAAGATTTACTTCAAGATGTTCCCGTTTCTTCCTATTCATATCAAAGAGAAATTAACATTGAAAATGTGGATAAAGAATTTATTGATAAGATAAACAATAATACTTTTGACGGAGAGGAAGTGATTAAAGATATAACCCTTAACTTTACAGAGGATATGGATATAAAAGCTGTTATAACACTAAACAAATTCTTAAATATAGAAGAATCTTCTCAATTTAAAAAAGTAATAGCAGAAATTTTTAATATCAATACTGAAAATATTGAAATCGACTGATGAAAAAGTAGGAAAGGATAGGAAGCTTTATGTCTATGTTAAACACCATTTTTAATATCTTCAAAGAAAATAAAAAATTAGTTTATGCAGTTAACATTTTTATATTATTAGTGATTATATCCTTGATATTAAAGTTTAATACTACAAATTTGATTAGTAGTAATACCTCCGAAAATGCATCTGCATTTAATAGCTCTGATAATAATAAAATCACTACCGATAGTTATGTGTACGCTATGGAAAAGAGAATGGAAGAAATATTAGGAAAAATAGAAGGTATTAAAAGTGTAGATGTTATGCTTTACACAAAAAAAACTCCTGAAATGGAACCAATTTATGATGAAAACACAAGTTTAGAAACTAATAACGAAATAGGAAGTGAAGGTATGAAAAGAGAGGTGAACAGAGAAACTAAGCAAAACCAGGTTGTTATAGGGAACAATAATCAGGTTGTTGAAAAATATTACCAATATCCAGAAATTTCAGGTGTTCTTGTGGTAGTAGATTATGATGGAAATAAGGATATTTATACAATTTTAATGAATTCAATAAAAACTTTATTTGATATAAATGTCAATGATATTGAAGTAGTATATTAGATTTAGGGGGATAATTAAATGATTATGAAAAAAGAAACATTAGTATTTTTAACATCTTTGGCTATAATATTTATTATAGGTTATGTAAATATGACAATGGAGCCAGCAAATACATTTGATGAAAATGAATATGCACAAATAATTGATGAAACAATTTCTGAGAATAATGAAGAAAAAAGTAATGCGATAATAGTAGAAGGTGAAACTGAAACAGATTATGAAATTCTAGGAGACATAACCGATATAACTGATATTGAAAGCATAACAGCATCAACAACACCAACTGAAGAAGCTAGCTCTAATACGTTGAATATAAGTTTTAATAATTTCAAGCTTAATAAAGAAAAAAGCAATATGGAAGTAATTGATCATTTAGAAGGAAATATAAGTAACAGCCTTATATCAGATGATACTAAACAGCAATTTGAAAATTTACTTTTAAATAAAAATAACTTCATTGAAACAGAACAAGATATTGAATTAATGCTTCAAAGCAAAGGCTACAACGAATCAGTTGCAATTGTTGACGATAATATGGTTAAAGTAATTACAAATGATACACTAGAGCAAGCTGATGTTACTAAAATTCTTGATATAATTGTATCTGAAACAAACTACGAAACTGAACAAATTAAAATTGTAAAATTTGATAATATTGAATTGTAAAATTTTACATCTTCTGATATAATTATTTATGGAGGTGCTAATATGGAAAACAATGAGACTTTTGAATACGGACAGGTAAAAATATCAGATGACGTTGTCATAATAATCGCTGGTATAGCAACAAGTGAAGTAAAAGGTGTCAGTACAACTCGTACAGGAGTTACAGAAGGAATTACTGGCCTTTTTTCCAAAAATACTTACTCTAAGGGTATAAAAGTAGAAATAAATGAAAATACTGTTGTTTTAGATATCTTCATCAACGTTGAATACGGAAATAAAATAAATGAGGTTGCTAAAAACGTACAAATGAAAGTTAAACAAGAAATAGAAACCATGACGGATTTAACTGTTGCTAGCGTAAATGTTCATGTGCTTAACATAGTACAAGAAAAGGAAAAACAAAAAGAATTACCTGAAACTGAGATAATAACAGATTAAAAGAAATGGTAATATAGATTGACAATTTTATTTTGTCAATCTATAATTTATTTAAGGGAAAATAGCATCTTTTATGGAGGAAATATGAAACGAAAAGAAACAAGAGAAGAAGCTGTCAAAATTGCTTACTCTATGGATATAAATAAAAACTATGACAAAATGGGTATAAATCAATATGTTCAACACTTTGAATTGACTAATATAGATATTGAATATCTTGAAAAAACTATTGGTGATATGATTGATAACTTAGAAAAAATTGACCAATACATTGAAGAAAATTCAAAAGATTGGAAAATAACTAGAATAGCAAAAGTTGATTTAGCTGTTCTCCGTATATCCCTTTCTGAAATTTTATATAATAAATCAATACCAGAAAGTGTATCGATAAATGAAGCTGTGGAAATAAGCAAAAAATATTCAAAAGACGATTCTCATAAATTTATAAATGGTTTATTAGGATCTATAGTGAGGAAAGTCTAGTAATGTCAGACTATATAATGGGCATTGATACAAGTGCATACACTACATCAATAGCTTTAATAGATTCCATAAAAGGTACAATAGAAACAGATATGAGAAAAATCTTGTCTGTTTCCCCAGGACAAAGGGGATTAAGGCAACAAGATGCAGTTTTTCAGCATCTAAAAAACTTTCAAGAACTCATTCAGAAAACACAACATAACCTTCAAAATGTAAAAACTATCGCAGTAAGCTCAAAACCTAGAAATGTTGAAGGTTCATATATGCCGGTTTTTACTGTTGGACAAAACTATGGAAAAGTAATTGCCAAAACTTTAAACTGTAATTATATTGAATACTCACATCAAGAAAATCATATTGGCGCTTCAGTAATTAATCATTACAAAAATATAAAAAATAATACTCTAGCAATACATATATCAGGAGGAACAACTGAATTTTTATCTATAGAAAAAATATTTAAAGGTTATTCAACTAAAATAATAGGTGGAAGTAAAGATATAACATTTGGCCAATTAATAGACAGAATAGGAACTTATCTAAAATTTCCATTTCCATGTGGCAAATATATGGAAAACTATATGAAAGAAAATGTTGATATAGAAAAAATCAAACTACCTTCCATTAGCGGAAATACCTTTATTAATTTATCTGGAATGGAAAACTATTATAAAAATTTATATAATTTAAATAAATACAATAAAGAAACTATAATTTCATCTTTATTTGAATATATAGCTACATGTATAATTTACATAATAAAAAAAATTGAACTCAATTATAATTTCGATACAATCATAATAACTGGTGGAGTTGCATCTAATGATATTATCAGAAATACTATTATGAAAGAATTAAATCGAAAATTTGGTATTATACTTCCAACAAAGATTTATTCTTCAGATAACGCAGTTGGAATTGCTTATTTACCAATTATAGACAGGTGGTATAATGAAACTAAAACCAATTAAAGTATCCGTACTTAACCAATTTATAAAAAAATATATAATGAGCAATTCAATTCTAAACAATCTTCGAATTGAAGGTGAAATATCTAACATTAGAATTAGTAAAACAGGATATACTTATTATTCTTTATGTGATGAAAAGTCTTGTATTAATTGTGTTGCATTTTATCAAGATACAATATCAAAAAATGGGGACAAAGTTATAGCAGAAGGTGAACTTTCTGTTTACGAAGCAAAGGGTACTTATCAATTAAATGTTAGAAAAGTTGAACGAATTGGA
This region includes:
- a CDS encoding Kae1-like domain-containing protein; amino-acid sequence: MSDYIMGIDTSAYTTSIALIDSIKGTIETDMRKILSVSPGQRGLRQQDAVFQHLKNFQELIQKTQHNLQNVKTIAVSSKPRNVEGSYMPVFTVGQNYGKVIAKTLNCNYIEYSHQENHIGASVINHYKNIKNNTLAIHISGGTTEFLSIEKIFKGYSTKIIGGSKDITFGQLIDRIGTYLKFPFPCGKYMENYMKENVDIEKIKLPSISGNTFINLSGMENYYKNLYNLNKYNKETIISSLFEYIATCIIYIIKKIELNYNFDTIIITGGVASNDIIRNTIMKELNRKFGIILPTKIYSSDNAVGIAYLPIIDRWYNETKTN
- the spoIIIAA gene encoding stage III sporulation protein AA, translating into MKNIIKLLNSNINKILSNHSRFFEYDAIEIRLRTNSPVFVKSIKGDYFLGLNDISRRYNDNYYKIKKKDIADTIASLTLNSIHAFEKEIQGGYITIEGGHRVGLSGDCIYEGDKFKGFKNITSLNIRIAREFVGCTKSYFKYFISHSNKIYNTLVIGPPLSGKTTFIRDISAHLSDGVKTKNFDGCDVTIIDERGEISSVFNGVPQMYVGRRTDVLAYCMKKEGFIMSIRALSPRVIICDELGSKDDFEAIQYALKSGVNIIATAHGYSVEDIKKNIYLKNIINNCFFDRVIILSGSKPLDIKEIYDIQKNRVILNDND
- a CDS encoding SpoIIIAH-like family protein produces the protein MIMKKETLVFLTSLAIIFIIGYVNMTMEPANTFDENEYAQIIDETISENNEEKSNAIIVEGETETDYEILGDITDITDIESITASTTPTEEASSNTLNISFNNFKLNKEKSNMEVIDHLEGNISNSLISDDTKQQFENLLLNKNNFIETEQDIELMLQSKGYNESVAIVDDNMVKVITNDTLEQADVTKILDIIVSETNYETEQIKIVKFDNIEL
- a CDS encoding ECF transporter S component, whose translation is MKNEISINQKKSVKTLTKIGVLSAIAGVLMLVEMPLWFAPSFYKLDLSEIPVLIGAFALGPFAAIAIEFVKILLNFVLNGTITGGIGELANFLIGCSFVIPAGYIYRHHKTMKTAIIGMVVGTISLAIVGALLNYSVLLPAYAKVFGAPIQSFIDMGNALNPYIIDLKTFILYAVVPFNILKGIIVSAITLLIYKRLSPILHK
- a CDS encoding stage III sporulation protein AE, with the translated sequence MKKKIILMIIIVITLSTFNVYGVNKSLEEAADNIPTNNLEDFLNSNSSYFEDNNINVKSLIENAFKGKLDISLKDYLQYQIKNEQGFLKDIFKTCANVLIICMMLTIIKYFTDEIGNQSVSEIVVFFSVIVIFTIILKDVLSLKNMLNNDFARFKTITEDINAIFLAAMLTFGKLSILQFFQTYLNYIIGITTQFIYSFTDIITLIMISIILINNSSKLINAKLLYKFLKKGTLLILSGYIIIVVINFSVQGYILYKTDNIFISSIKALSPSSIPVVGNAVTSFFGVFLKSLLMIKDVLGIIVIIFIISAFGGSLIKMILVLIMYKSTAVIVEPFNDNISKLIYEMADIFFIYLICLITPIVITTVYYSVLLNFMNNIFG
- a CDS encoding Nif3-like dinuclear metal center hexameric protein is translated as MKLNLIVELLESKLKIKTQETWDNSGLQIGNLNSDIKNIMLILDLDLDSVKYAIKSGINLIITHHPFIFGSLKSIDFNTYDGLIIKNLILNNINLYSMHTNLDMAEYGVNYKLAQKLSIRNYAILHEVNESDNGYGGIGNIEEQNIIKYAESVKDSLNCSNIKLYCNDLNKKIRKIAFCGGSGSDFIDDAINKGADVYITGDIKYHQAQNALKNNLSIIDAGHYNTEYHTLETIKNILENTKDFKITILEKNTVNEIII
- the nusB gene encoding transcription antitermination factor NusB, which encodes MKRKETREEAVKIAYSMDINKNYDKMGINQYVQHFELTNIDIEYLEKTIGDMIDNLEKIDQYIEENSKDWKITRIAKVDLAVLRISLSEILYNKSIPESVSINEAVEISKKYSKDDSHKFINGLLGSIVRKV
- a CDS encoding SpoIIIAC/SpoIIIAD family protein, whose product is MLLTRIIFIAVITIILSIIISKFNTEFKVYISVVFGVLVIVLLFGELKVYISEFINIFNKYNIKIDNFSIILKIIGIAYLCDFISLLCKDLNYESIGKKVEMAGKIIILIYSIDIIKIFLDQILLLMNG
- the spoIIIAC gene encoding stage III sporulation protein AC; translation: MDIDIIFKVGAIGLVVAVFNQILTRTGRDEQAMFVTLAGVVVVMALIIGMINDLFMEVKSVFNLY
- a CDS encoding Asp23/Gls24 family envelope stress response protein, coding for MENNETFEYGQVKISDDVVIIIAGIATSEVKGVSTTRTGVTEGITGLFSKNTYSKGIKVEINENTVVLDIFINVEYGNKINEVAKNVQMKVKQEIETMTDLTVASVNVHVLNIVQEKEKQKELPETEIITD